The following is a genomic window from Methanoplanus sp. FWC-SCC4.
CTTCTTTATTTTTAAAACCGTCAGCCAGTTCACCACTCATTACAACTGCCGCTTTTTTATGGGAATAGGGTCTTAAAATCTCTGTCAGGGGAGAATCCTGCCACATAGGACAGTAGTGAATAACAACGGAATCACCATCAACAATTTTTAAATTCGCACCGCCCACATCAACACCGATTATATCACTCAAGTCTTGTCACCTCACCTTTGGGATTAAATGAAACCCTGCCGTTGAGATGAACCCCGTCAGGAATATTCCCCTTTGAAGACTCTACTAAAATATCCGCAATCTCTTCTTCCATCACTTCACAAATTCCCACAAGACTTGTTGTCGGACGGGAATTTACGTCAACCACATAAATCCGGTCAGCAACCACAACATCAATCCCCGTATATCCCTGACAGCCAAGAACATTCATCACCTTAATTGCGGTTTCTATAATTTCAGCTTCCCTTGGATGTGACACAGGAGTTTCACCGCCGCCATAACGGAATTTATTGTCATCCATTTTAATGTACTGGCGATTTAGTGATAGAACCAAAGGCGGTTTTCCACTAAAAGAGCGACAGACATCCCCTGTCACTCTGCTGCCAACAAGACTTACACTCAGATGTTCCCCCTCAATATACTCCTGACCAAATTCACCATCACCGGCCTCATCAAAGGTAAGCCTCATATTGAGACCGTCAACTCCATTGATTCTTTTTACAAGCCGGTAACCTTCTGAAACTTCTTTTGGGACAGCTATGCCATGAGCCGATAGTATTGAACCGGTATGCTTTTTATTCGAGCATATTGCAATATTGAGACTTCCACAACCAATATTCCGGGTATTGTCCTCGACGATTTTAGTAAATCTTCCCAGTATGTCATCAGGAGCAATTACAAGACCAACATCACATTCAGGCGCGAGGCGACGAATCTCATCAGCAAAATCTCCTTTTTCCGGAGACAAAACTTCATACCCGCAATTTTCAAAACTTCTGGTAAGAACGCGAAGCATTGCTGCACCCTCAGGTGCAAGTTCAGGATCATTGAATACAGCATATTCGGCAATAAGTGCCTTCATTGATATTTATTTGTACTTCGATAACAAATGAGGGTGACGATTAAAACTAAAAAAATGAGTGATAAAATATTTTGATCGCATCTACATTTTCTTTGTATCTTCAATTGCCTTTTCAAGCTTTTTTTCCATGTTTTCCGCGATATTATCATCATTTTCCACAGAAGAATCACAAACATCAACATCTTTTTTGGATCTAAGGGATTCTATCTTTGATCTCATCCACCGAACTTCACGCTCACGGTTTTTGTTAAGGCCATAATAATATCCAAAAGCAAAACTCACAACTGTAAGAATAACCGACAATAAACCCATTACCGCGCAGATAATCCCTACATCAGAAAAATTAACAGGGCTTTTACCGGATTGGTCAGATACCAGAATATCAGGAGATGCCCTCTCTTCATATTCAATATTATTTAGAGAGACCGTCATTTCAGGCACAGGGGTGCTTTGAATTATTTCCTTCAACGCCGGATTTTCAAAAGATCTATTGTAAAAATTGTTTTTTTCATCAAATTCATCAATCATATTTTTTGAATCAACAAAAACCTCTATTAATGAATTTTCACCGGAATAAGGAACATTCAAAGGTTCAAATATTGTAAGACTTTCTTTAGCGGGCAAAAATCCGGATTTGCTGTTATTGACAATTACAACGTCATCTACTGATATGGAAGATATGACGACTCCTGAATCGACATCCCCGTTATTTTTTATAGTATAGGAAATCTTTTCAATAGTGCCCATATCACCATCATAATAGATTTTCAGGTCATCAACCAAAAGATCAGGTCTGGGTGGTGCACTGCTTAATACATTTATTTCTGCTGCCTCCCATACATCAGGATTTTTAAATTTTGAAATTTTGTGTTTGTTTACAACAGTATATGAAGGGATAATCTTCCATACACCCGGTTTGTCAAAAGACAGAGTCTCGGTGACTCCGATATAATCACCGGGATTAATTGTACTTCCAACATAATGAGCTGTGGATTTCACTTTGTTTCCTTCAGGGTCTATTAGATCAAAATACAAACCACCAGGCTGATCAATAATTAAAGAATATTCTGATTCTGAGTCATATCCAAGCATGTAAGTTGCAGTAAGCGGATCATCTTCATAAATTTCGGTTCCCTCTCCTGTTACCATAAAATTTTCCAGAATTAATCCTTCTTCGGAAGAAACAGGATTTTCCTGTGCAAAATATATAACAGAAGCCGAAACATTTGAAGCAAAAAACAAAAAAATCAGCAGTATTGCTATTAATATCGAATGAAAGAATTTTCTATAACGCATTGATGCTACACCGTTCTGTTGTTTTTGTTTATAAGCAAATGTTATTATAGTTGCCTGATTTTATTTTGTGCACCCTTAATTATTAAGGAATCAGAGATAAAATTATTCAGAATACTTATCGGAATAAATTTTAAATAAAACGGTGTAAAAATGAAACCAAAAATTCTTCTCACAAATGATGATGGTGTAACATCAGAAGGGATATGGGCAGCTTACGATGCCCTCAGCACTTTTGCAGATGTGACAGTAGTTGCACCTTCAACTCAGCAGAGTGCTGTCGGCCGCTCTATTTCAATTTTTGAACCAATAAGAGCAGGAAAAGTTTATATAAATGACACAGAAGCCTATTCAGTAGGCGGCAAACCGACGGATTCTGTCATTATCGGCCTTTATGCCCTTAAACTCAAACCGGATCTTGTGGTTTCAGGAATTAATATCGGAGAGAACCTCTCTTTTGAATCAATTATGACCTCAGGCACTATTGGTGCAGCACTTGAAGCGGCAAATCACGGGATACCTTCAGTAGCACTTTCACTTCAGGTCGAAGATCAGGGAGAAAAATTTGATGATCCCGGATATTCAAAACTTGATTTCGGGGATGCAAAAATAGCAACGGCAGATATCTGCAAAAAACTTCTGCTTAACGGTTTCCCGGAAAAAACAGATGTTGTCAATGTTAATTTCCCAAAAAGATACACAGGAAAATACGAGATAACCAATCTCGCAGAAAAACTCTTTGAAACAGGTGTTGAAAAACGTCTTGATCCACGTGGTAGACCTTATTTCTGGATTAACGGACCATTATTGGAAGACGCACCAAAAGGAACTGATGTTCATGCGATCTCAAAAGGGAATATTTCAATTACACCAATTACACTGGATTCAACAGCATATTCAGGACTTGATGGAATTAAATCAGTTCTCGAACTCTAATTAAAGGTCTCAATAAAACATAATATTTATTATTTTAAATAAAATCTTTTATTTTCAAATTCAATTTTGATTTCATATTTTTAAAAAAATCCTGTTTTACATGTTTTGAATACCAAAACATCCCATATCAGTTTCAAACATCAGTATTATTAGAGAAATAACCATTCCACCATATTTTTTCTCTGCCAGACACATATGCCCAACATATCATTTAAGCATTCCAAGGGATATAATGCCGGGAGGTTGAGATTTTCACTAAGAGACAATTCCTGACTTTTGAAAATTCTCATCCGGGGGGATTAAAATTAT
Proteins encoded in this region:
- a CDS encoding ATP-grasp domain-containing protein; amino-acid sequence: MKALIAEYAVFNDPELAPEGAAMLRVLTRSFENCGYEVLSPEKGDFADEIRRLAPECDVGLVIAPDDILGRFTKIVEDNTRNIGCGSLNIAICSNKKHTGSILSAHGIAVPKEVSEGYRLVKRINGVDGLNMRLTFDEAGDGEFGQEYIEGEHLSVSLVGSRVTGDVCRSFSGKPPLVLSLNRQYIKMDDNKFRYGGGETPVSHPREAEIIETAIKVMNVLGCQGYTGIDVVVADRIYVVDVNSRPTTSLVGICEVMEEEIADILVESSKGNIPDGVHLNGRVSFNPKGEVTRLE
- a CDS encoding CARDB domain-containing protein — encoded protein: MRYRKFFHSILIAILLIFLFFASNVSASVIYFAQENPVSSEEGLILENFMVTGEGTEIYEDDPLTATYMLGYDSESEYSLIIDQPGGLYFDLIDPEGNKVKSTAHYVGSTINPGDYIGVTETLSFDKPGVWKIIPSYTVVNKHKISKFKNPDVWEAAEINVLSSAPPRPDLLVDDLKIYYDGDMGTIEKISYTIKNNGDVDSGVVISSISVDDVVIVNNSKSGFLPAKESLTIFEPLNVPYSGENSLIEVFVDSKNMIDEFDEKNNFYNRSFENPALKEIIQSTPVPEMTVSLNNIEYEERASPDILVSDQSGKSPVNFSDVGIICAVMGLLSVILTVVSFAFGYYYGLNKNREREVRWMRSKIESLRSKKDVDVCDSSVENDDNIAENMEKKLEKAIEDTKKM
- the surE gene encoding 5'/3'-nucleotidase SurE; protein product: MKPKILLTNDDGVTSEGIWAAYDALSTFADVTVVAPSTQQSAVGRSISIFEPIRAGKVYINDTEAYSVGGKPTDSVIIGLYALKLKPDLVVSGINIGENLSFESIMTSGTIGAALEAANHGIPSVALSLQVEDQGEKFDDPGYSKLDFGDAKIATADICKKLLLNGFPEKTDVVNVNFPKRYTGKYEITNLAEKLFETGVEKRLDPRGRPYFWINGPLLEDAPKGTDVHAISKGNISITPITLDSTAYSGLDGIKSVLEL